From a region of the Agromyces ramosus genome:
- a CDS encoding ABC transporter substrate-binding protein, which produces MKPRTLLLPAATLAVAALLSGCAMGGGPTTAPIVLDPDAKVSGEITVWSWDVAATALERLAADFEADHPDTTVKVVDVGYDNAYDKLSVGLQAGSGLPDVVTIETDRAPGYINEFPTGLVDLTPVLGDDEADFDPFKWSAQSDSDGALKIAPWDSGTVGLFYRSDYFADAGIDPASIETWDELVAAGETIKAATGHTLLSLDVATGAGFQMLLQQQGQGLFDDDGDITITSPEAVEVLTLLQTMNEKGLLKNVKGWDGRVTSAKDGDSAVTPEAVWWIGTLLGDAPELSGTYGVTELPAFGEGGVRTSNSGGSGLAVPAQAENPHLAAAFVDYVLADADRQASMMEQEGLFPSYLPALQGDYFREPQEYFGGQPVYELFAEQTANIPPITFTTDNAEASDIVANAVVAAVLNGADPATALQDAAEQIATATGREIAE; this is translated from the coding sequence ATGAAACCACGCACCCTGCTGCTCCCCGCTGCCACGCTGGCGGTCGCCGCGCTCTTGTCCGGCTGCGCCATGGGCGGCGGTCCGACGACGGCGCCGATCGTGCTCGACCCCGACGCGAAGGTGTCGGGTGAGATCACCGTGTGGTCGTGGGATGTCGCGGCCACCGCCCTCGAGCGCCTCGCCGCGGACTTCGAGGCCGACCACCCCGACACGACGGTGAAGGTCGTCGACGTCGGCTACGACAACGCCTACGACAAGCTCTCGGTCGGCCTGCAGGCCGGCAGCGGGCTGCCCGACGTCGTGACGATCGAGACGGACCGGGCGCCCGGCTACATCAACGAGTTCCCGACGGGGCTCGTCGATCTCACACCCGTGCTCGGCGACGACGAGGCCGACTTCGACCCGTTCAAGTGGTCCGCGCAGTCCGACTCCGACGGCGCATTGAAGATCGCGCCGTGGGACTCCGGCACGGTCGGGCTCTTCTACCGCAGCGACTACTTCGCCGACGCGGGCATCGACCCCGCCTCCATCGAGACGTGGGACGAGCTCGTCGCCGCAGGCGAGACCATCAAGGCGGCGACGGGCCACACCCTGCTCTCGCTCGACGTGGCGACCGGTGCGGGCTTCCAGATGCTGCTCCAGCAGCAGGGGCAGGGCCTGTTCGACGACGACGGCGACATCACGATCACCTCGCCCGAGGCGGTCGAGGTGCTCACCCTGCTGCAGACCATGAACGAGAAAGGGCTGCTGAAGAACGTCAAGGGCTGGGACGGCCGCGTCACCTCGGCGAAGGACGGCGATTCGGCGGTCACACCCGAGGCGGTCTGGTGGATCGGCACGCTGCTCGGCGATGCACCCGAGCTCTCCGGCACGTACGGCGTCACCGAGCTGCCGGCGTTCGGGGAGGGCGGCGTACGCACCTCGAACAGCGGCGGCTCCGGCCTCGCCGTGCCGGCGCAGGCCGAGAACCCGCACCTCGCTGCGGCGTTCGTCGACTACGTGCTCGCCGACGCCGACCGCCAGGCGTCGATGATGGAGCAGGAGGGCCTCTTCCCGTCGTACCTGCCCGCGTTGCAGGGCGACTACTTCCGGGAGCCGCAGGAGTACTTCGGCGGGCAGCCGGTGTACGAGCTCTTCGCCGAGCAGACCGCGAACATCCCGCCGATCACGTTCACGACCGACAACGCCGAGGCGAGTGACATCGTCGCCAACGCGGTCGTCGCGGCCGTCCTGAACGGCGCCGACCCGGCGACCGCGCTGCAGGATGCCGCGGAGCAGATCGCGACCGCGACCGGGCGCGAGATCGCCGAATAG
- a CDS encoding SGNH/GDSL hydrolase family protein translates to MRATSGQRSRSWRRPSLGSARAAVPLVVLACLALAGCAWSASDPDEPVPPSDGATIAAFYGDSYTRGTGATAPERRWSTIVCDERGWYEFNPSVDGLGFVNNRGLALEGDLVDQIVAHEPPPDIVIVTMGLNDNFSMPSRADEIEAAIEEDLERFRTELPDARVVVVEPFWHQDDRPDSVEQIIEWVEAAAERVGADYIDGASRWLEGHPEWMADDVIHPNDEGYAQIAERMDAELEQLGL, encoded by the coding sequence ATGCGGGCGACGAGCGGGCAGCGGTCGCGGTCGTGGCGACGACCGTCGCTCGGCTCGGCCCGCGCCGCCGTGCCGCTGGTGGTGCTCGCGTGCCTTGCGCTTGCCGGCTGCGCGTGGTCGGCGTCCGACCCGGATGAACCGGTTCCGCCGTCCGACGGCGCGACGATCGCCGCCTTCTACGGCGATTCGTATACCCGCGGAACGGGCGCGACCGCGCCCGAGCGCCGATGGTCGACGATCGTGTGCGACGAGCGAGGCTGGTACGAGTTCAATCCCAGCGTCGATGGGCTCGGGTTCGTGAACAACCGCGGCCTCGCCCTCGAGGGTGATCTCGTCGACCAGATCGTCGCCCACGAACCGCCACCCGACATCGTGATCGTGACCATGGGGCTGAACGACAACTTCTCGATGCCGTCCCGCGCCGACGAGATCGAGGCCGCGATCGAGGAGGACCTCGAGCGCTTCCGCACGGAGCTGCCCGATGCTCGGGTCGTCGTCGTCGAGCCGTTCTGGCACCAGGACGACCGCCCCGACTCGGTCGAGCAGATCATCGAATGGGTCGAGGCGGCGGCCGAGCGCGTGGGTGCCGACTACATCGACGGGGCGTCGCGGTGGCTCGAGGGGCATCCGGAGTGGATGGCCGACGACGTCATCCACCCGAACGACGAGGGCTACGCGCAGATCGCCGAGCGCATGGACGCAGAGCTCGAGCAGCTCGGCCTCTGA
- a CDS encoding ABC transporter substrate-binding protein, which translates to MPRANSKMRRLLAIGAAGAVAIGLAACSGGGGASDASTVVWSTWGTPEELTRFEEFNAEFMERHPDIKVELQPVASYSDYHSKLLAQLTSNTAPDVFYIGDDKIGQFVDAKVLKPLTELMESDASETKPDDFFPGLFGAAELDGEIYAAPNDSNPDVLWYDKQALEAAGVTEDPATLAENGEWTTAKYLEMNDKLAAAGLTGSMFWNYWATHYSWISSQGGTAYDDSGFVGNTDSTTVEAVETLGSYFQDGTFVVADSMPEGAGADSVFVTHKAGFFSQGRYTIGTVMSAGEQDSYDIVRWPTPDGQAAPTGVATSYLAINGKTKAEDAAFTFWTEFLSAEGQVFRLQGGGNAVPSIKGADEVVLEDGYPAHAQTFLDMRDIGFEDYAAEAVVPGLSTDVSDLFLKLYEGKADAQGTLDAVADLVAEKSGE; encoded by the coding sequence ATGCCCCGCGCGAACTCGAAGATGAGGCGCCTTCTGGCGATCGGTGCCGCCGGCGCCGTAGCAATCGGCCTGGCAGCGTGCAGCGGCGGTGGAGGTGCATCCGATGCCAGTACCGTGGTCTGGTCGACGTGGGGAACTCCCGAGGAGCTCACCCGCTTCGAGGAGTTCAACGCCGAGTTCATGGAGCGCCACCCCGACATCAAGGTCGAGCTGCAGCCGGTGGCCAGCTACTCCGACTACCACTCGAAGCTCCTCGCCCAGCTGACGAGCAACACCGCACCCGACGTGTTCTACATCGGCGACGACAAGATCGGGCAGTTCGTCGACGCGAAGGTGCTCAAGCCGTTGACCGAGCTCATGGAGTCCGACGCGAGCGAGACCAAGCCCGACGACTTCTTCCCGGGCCTCTTCGGCGCCGCCGAGCTCGACGGCGAGATCTACGCCGCCCCGAACGACTCGAACCCCGACGTGCTCTGGTACGACAAGCAGGCACTCGAGGCGGCCGGCGTCACCGAGGACCCCGCCACGCTCGCCGAGAACGGCGAGTGGACGACGGCGAAGTACCTCGAGATGAACGACAAGCTCGCCGCCGCGGGCCTCACCGGCTCGATGTTCTGGAATTACTGGGCCACGCACTACAGCTGGATCTCGTCGCAGGGCGGGACTGCCTACGACGACTCGGGCTTCGTCGGCAACACCGACTCCACCACGGTCGAGGCCGTCGAAACGCTCGGAAGCTACTTCCAGGACGGCACGTTCGTCGTGGCCGACTCGATGCCCGAGGGTGCTGGAGCCGACAGCGTCTTCGTGACCCACAAGGCCGGGTTCTTCTCGCAGGGCCGGTACACGATCGGCACCGTCATGAGCGCGGGTGAGCAGGACAGCTACGACATCGTGCGCTGGCCGACTCCCGACGGGCAGGCCGCCCCCACCGGCGTCGCCACGTCGTACCTCGCGATCAACGGCAAGACGAAGGCGGAGGACGCCGCCTTCACATTCTGGACCGAGTTCCTCTCGGCGGAGGGGCAGGTCTTCCGCCTGCAGGGCGGCGGCAACGCCGTTCCGTCGATCAAGGGCGCCGACGAGGTCGTGCTCGAAGACGGTTACCCCGCGCACGCGCAGACCTTCCTCGACATGCGTGACATCGGGTTCGAGGACTACGCCGCCGAGGCCGTCGTTCCCGGCCTCTCGACCGACGTCAGCGACCTGTTCCTGAAGCTCTACGAGGGCAAGGCCGACGCGCAGGGCACGCTCGACGCGGTCGCCGACCTCGTCGCCGAGAAGTCGGGCGAGTGA
- a CDS encoding carbohydrate ABC transporter permease, with protein sequence MAITTQTDRERGERDQRRPHGQGRQATDVAPRRARTMGRRLQRPGAWFALPAALMLAIFFTYPLITSLWQSFFATSGGVSTWVGLEQYARLLRDPLVGKSLLNAGIILVVQVPLMIALAVGLAYLLNQSWLRLRSGFRLLTFLPAVTTLVAYAVVFRVMLATDGGAVNQLLAVFGAGPIDWLNNEWWARIALIAAITWRWTGYNMVIILAGLQSIPAELYEAARIDGAGRWQIFTRIVIPQLRPVLIFTTVTSTIGALQLFDENYILTEGGPNDATLTPVLYLYKVGFRQFDFGYASAIAWLLVGLTAIIAIVQFRLMREKQ encoded by the coding sequence GTGGCGATCACGACGCAGACCGACCGCGAGCGCGGCGAGCGCGATCAGCGCCGCCCGCACGGCCAAGGTCGTCAGGCGACGGATGTCGCGCCCCGCCGCGCCCGGACGATGGGGCGCAGGCTCCAGCGTCCGGGCGCGTGGTTCGCGCTGCCCGCCGCACTGATGCTCGCGATCTTCTTCACCTACCCGCTCATCACGTCGCTCTGGCAGAGTTTCTTCGCGACCTCCGGCGGGGTCTCGACCTGGGTCGGCCTCGAGCAGTACGCACGGCTGCTCCGGGATCCGCTGGTCGGCAAGAGTCTCCTGAACGCGGGGATCATCCTCGTCGTCCAGGTGCCGCTCATGATCGCGCTCGCGGTGGGGCTCGCGTACCTGCTGAACCAGTCCTGGTTGCGGCTCCGGTCGGGCTTCCGGCTCCTGACGTTCCTTCCGGCGGTGACGACGCTCGTCGCGTATGCCGTCGTGTTCCGGGTGATGCTCGCGACCGACGGCGGCGCGGTCAACCAGCTGCTCGCCGTCTTCGGGGCCGGGCCGATCGACTGGCTGAACAACGAGTGGTGGGCGCGCATCGCGCTCATCGCGGCGATCACCTGGCGCTGGACCGGCTACAACATGGTCATCATCCTCGCCGGGCTGCAGTCGATCCCCGCCGAACTCTACGAGGCCGCGCGCATCGACGGTGCGGGCAGGTGGCAGATCTTCACGAGGATCGTCATCCCGCAGCTGCGTCCGGTGCTCATCTTCACGACCGTGACCTCGACGATCGGCGCACTGCAGCTCTTCGACGAGAACTACATCCTCACCGAGGGAGGGCCGAACGACGCGACGCTCACCCCGGTGCTCTACCTGTACAAGGTCGGGTTCCGGCAGTTCGACTTCGGCTACGCCTCCGCGATCGCCTGGCTGCTCGTCGGGCTCACCGCGATCATCGCGATCGTCCAGTTCCGGCTCATGAGGGAGAAGCAATGA
- a CDS encoding amylo-alpha-1,6-glucosidase, translating to MRATATDAPALAALAGEHLDLVRAPFTLPRSRLLVFREGDGVRVHTSEYERSLAECRVLDSLVVRDAHDAVLPITRVLPQRVEFGGGFATLVFAGPGALSVGIAAGKAVDRFTVEWTTPGGATTRCTLDAAGPAVRLDIAADRSLSAGASVAHLANAAASEAIWLDWFSRCPLVRDDLQSMTALCWWVLGANIVELPALGSARAVVPSKIGYVGLWQWDAYFIAVGLRHGDPELAREQLELAFRFASDDGQLPDVVHEHGVLATSDDLPRADRDRLRRAGSTIADPAAPVPLTKPPLAAWALAKVLEVEEADAWARAQLVIIRRSQDWWFAGSDLDGDGMPEYGHPYSSGLDDSPIFDGPLPTTSPDLAAYLVRQDLELARFAEQFRDADAAPHVARAERTLALLLGLWDDERGLFHAKAAGERVGSDTVVGLMPLLTGRLPEPIGERLLAALADERRFATPWAVPTVAASDPDFSPERMWRGPVWVNTNVLVIEGLRASGHPDAARELAERTVALVMHGGGPHEYFNSVTGEKAPTATTAFGWSAALFIDLAVGLSGPATLPQVE from the coding sequence ATGAGGGCCACAGCGACGGATGCCCCGGCGCTCGCCGCGCTCGCGGGCGAGCACCTCGACCTCGTGCGCGCGCCGTTCACGCTGCCGCGCTCGCGGCTGCTCGTCTTCCGCGAGGGCGACGGGGTCCGTGTGCACACCTCGGAGTACGAGCGGTCGCTCGCCGAGTGCCGAGTGCTCGACTCGCTCGTCGTGCGCGATGCGCACGACGCGGTGCTGCCGATCACGCGGGTGCTGCCGCAGCGGGTGGAGTTCGGCGGCGGCTTCGCCACGCTGGTCTTCGCCGGGCCGGGCGCGCTGAGCGTCGGCATCGCGGCGGGCAAGGCGGTGGATCGGTTCACCGTCGAATGGACGACACCGGGTGGCGCCACGACCCGCTGCACGCTGGATGCGGCCGGTCCGGCGGTGCGTCTCGACATCGCCGCCGACCGCAGCCTCAGCGCCGGGGCATCCGTCGCCCATCTCGCGAACGCCGCCGCGAGCGAGGCGATCTGGCTCGATTGGTTCTCGCGCTGCCCGCTCGTGCGCGACGACCTGCAGTCGATGACCGCCCTCTGCTGGTGGGTGCTCGGCGCGAACATCGTCGAACTGCCTGCGCTCGGCAGCGCCCGTGCGGTCGTGCCGTCGAAGATCGGCTACGTCGGGCTCTGGCAGTGGGACGCGTACTTCATCGCCGTCGGACTGCGCCACGGCGACCCCGAGCTCGCGCGCGAGCAGCTCGAGCTCGCGTTCCGGTTCGCGAGTGACGACGGGCAGCTGCCCGACGTCGTGCACGAGCACGGTGTGCTCGCGACGAGCGACGACCTGCCCCGCGCCGACCGCGATCGACTGCGACGCGCGGGTTCGACGATCGCCGACCCGGCGGCCCCCGTGCCGCTCACCAAGCCGCCGCTCGCGGCTTGGGCGCTCGCCAAGGTGCTCGAGGTCGAGGAGGCGGATGCCTGGGCGCGCGCGCAGCTCGTGATCATCCGCCGCTCGCAGGACTGGTGGTTCGCCGGCTCGGATCTCGACGGCGACGGGATGCCGGAGTACGGGCATCCGTATTCGTCGGGGCTCGACGACAGCCCCATCTTCGACGGCCCACTGCCGACGACCTCGCCGGATCTCGCGGCCTACCTCGTACGGCAGGACCTCGAGCTCGCTCGATTCGCCGAGCAATTCCGCGACGCGGATGCCGCGCCCCACGTCGCTCGTGCCGAACGCACGCTCGCGCTGCTGCTCGGCCTCTGGGATGACGAGCGCGGGCTCTTCCACGCCAAGGCCGCAGGGGAGCGCGTCGGCAGCGACACCGTCGTCGGGCTCATGCCGCTGCTCACAGGACGTCTGCCCGAGCCGATCGGCGAGCGGCTGCTCGCCGCGCTCGCCGACGAACGCCGCTTCGCGACGCCGTGGGCTGTGCCGACGGTCGCGGCATCCGACCCCGATTTCTCGCCCGAGCGGATGTGGCGTGGGCCGGTGTGGGTCAACACGAACGTGCTCGTCATCGAGGGGCTCCGTGCGTCGGGGCATCCCGATGCCGCTCGCGAACTCGCGGAGCGCACGGTCGCGCTCGTGATGCACGGCGGCGGGCCGCACGAGTACTTCAACTCGGTCACGGGGGAGAAAGCGCCGACGGCGACCACGGCGTTCGGGTGGTCGGCCGCCCTGTTCATCGACCTCGCGGTCGGCCTTTCCGGGCCGGCAACACTTCCGCAGGTCGAGTAG
- a CDS encoding carbohydrate ABC transporter permease, whose protein sequence is MTAADIETALVGRPDLEHPPRGATSGRRRAGATALHLALVIAGVAMVFPFAWMLITSFKTLPQLLQDPLSFWPAPWTVDNYVEAWNAVPFGQAYVNSIYIAVLAVVGTLLTASMAGYAFARIRFRGSRVIFIVFLATQMIPKQVTLIPFYLLMSQFGWVDSHLSLIVPAMLVNPFAVFLMRQFVLSLPKELEEAALVDGAGRWRTFWSIILPNLKPGLGALSIIVALDVWNSFLFPLVLLNSPDLFTVPLLLSSFRGQFGSINYGLVMAASALATIPMLIAFVIGQRRILNSMAASGLGGR, encoded by the coding sequence ATGACCGCCGCAGACATCGAGACCGCCCTCGTCGGCCGGCCCGACCTCGAGCACCCGCCCAGAGGCGCCACGAGCGGCAGGCGTCGCGCCGGTGCGACGGCCCTGCACCTCGCGCTGGTCATCGCGGGCGTCGCGATGGTGTTCCCCTTCGCGTGGATGCTCATCACCTCGTTCAAGACGCTCCCGCAGCTGCTGCAGGATCCGCTGAGCTTCTGGCCGGCACCGTGGACCGTCGACAACTACGTCGAGGCGTGGAATGCGGTGCCGTTCGGCCAGGCCTACGTCAACAGCATCTACATCGCGGTACTCGCCGTGGTCGGCACCCTGCTCACGGCGTCGATGGCGGGGTACGCGTTCGCGCGCATCCGCTTTCGAGGCAGCCGCGTGATCTTCATCGTGTTCCTCGCGACGCAGATGATCCCGAAGCAGGTCACGCTGATCCCGTTCTACCTGCTGATGAGCCAGTTCGGATGGGTCGACTCCCACCTCTCGCTCATCGTGCCGGCGATGCTCGTGAACCCGTTCGCGGTGTTCCTCATGCGGCAGTTCGTGCTCTCGCTGCCGAAGGAGCTCGAGGAGGCGGCCCTCGTCGACGGCGCGGGTCGCTGGCGCACCTTCTGGAGCATCATCCTGCCGAACCTGAAGCCGGGCCTCGGCGCGCTCAGCATCATCGTCGCGCTCGATGTGTGGAACAGCTTCCTCTTCCCGCTCGTGCTGCTGAACTCGCCCGACCTGTTCACGGTGCCGCTGCTCCTCTCGAGCTTCCGCGGGCAGTTCGGCTCGATCAACTATGGGCTCGTGATGGCGGCGTCAGCACTGGCGACGATTCCGATGCTCATCGCGTTCGTGATCGGCCAGCGCCGCATTCTCAACAGCATGGCCGCGTCGGGGCTCGGCGGGCGATGA
- a CDS encoding YybH family protein, translating to MANRGSEWVADYVSAWESNDPSEIGALFTDDAEYLTSPDAEPRRGRDAIVAGWLEDHDEPGTWSFDWEVIHESPELVLVQGRTDYPAERIYLNLWVIRLDEFGRATSFTEWYMPREH from the coding sequence ATGGCGAACCGGGGATCGGAATGGGTCGCGGACTACGTGTCCGCGTGGGAGTCGAACGATCCCAGCGAGATCGGCGCGCTCTTCACCGACGACGCCGAGTACCTCACGAGCCCCGACGCCGAGCCACGTCGCGGGCGCGACGCCATCGTCGCCGGCTGGCTCGAAGACCACGACGAGCCGGGCACGTGGAGCTTCGACTGGGAGGTCATCCACGAATCGCCCGAGCTCGTCCTCGTGCAGGGGCGCACCGACTATCCCGCCGAGCGGATCTACCTCAACCTCTGGGTGATCCGACTCGACGAATTCGGCCGCGCGACGTCGTTCACCGAGTGGTACATGCCGCGAGAGCACTGA
- a CDS encoding aspartate kinase: protein MSLIVQKFGGSSVADAESIKRVAKRIVETRKAGNDVVVAVSAMGDTTDELLDLANEVSPMPAPRELDMLLSAGERISMALLAMAIKSMGHEARSFTGSQAGMITDATHGAARIVDVTPVRLREALDEGAVVIVAGFQGFNRDTRDITTLGRGGSDTTAVALAAALEADVCEIYTDVDGVFTSDPRVVRRARKLDKITSEEMLELAASGAKVLHIRAVEYARRHGVTLHVRSSFNNSEGTIVYDPSRLPEGATVEESVIAGVAVDLTEAKITVVGVPDRPGVAAKIFKIVAGANANVDMIVQNVSAASTGRTDISFTLPKSDGERTLTALAGAQDAIGFLSLQYDDQIGKLSLVGAAMRSATGVSARLFEALYEAGINIEMISTSEIRISVVTRADSVHGAARAVHTAFELDGDDEAIVHAGTGR from the coding sequence GTGAGCTTGATCGTGCAGAAGTTCGGCGGGTCATCCGTCGCCGACGCCGAGAGCATCAAGCGGGTCGCCAAGCGCATCGTCGAGACCCGCAAGGCGGGCAACGACGTCGTCGTCGCGGTGTCCGCCATGGGCGACACGACCGACGAGCTCCTCGACCTCGCCAACGAGGTCAGCCCCATGCCCGCGCCGCGCGAACTCGACATGCTGCTCTCGGCCGGCGAGCGCATCTCCATGGCGCTCCTCGCGATGGCGATCAAGAGCATGGGCCACGAGGCCCGCTCCTTCACGGGCAGCCAGGCCGGCATGATCACGGACGCCACGCACGGCGCCGCGCGCATCGTCGACGTCACTCCCGTGCGACTCCGCGAGGCCCTCGACGAGGGAGCGGTCGTCATCGTCGCCGGGTTCCAGGGCTTCAACCGCGACACCCGCGACATCACGACGCTCGGCCGGGGCGGCAGCGACACCACCGCCGTCGCGCTCGCCGCGGCCCTCGAGGCCGACGTGTGCGAGATCTACACCGACGTCGACGGGGTGTTCACATCCGACCCGCGCGTCGTGCGCCGAGCACGCAAGCTCGACAAGATCACGAGCGAGGAGATGCTCGAGCTCGCGGCATCCGGAGCCAAGGTCCTGCACATCCGCGCGGTCGAATACGCGCGTCGGCACGGCGTGACCCTGCACGTGCGTTCGTCGTTCAACAACAGCGAGGGGACGATCGTCTACGACCCCTCGCGTCTTCCCGAAGGAGCAACTGTGGAAGAGTCCGTCATCGCCGGTGTCGCGGTCGACCTGACCGAGGCCAAGATCACGGTCGTCGGCGTTCCCGACCGGCCCGGCGTCGCCGCGAAGATCTTCAAGATCGTCGCGGGCGCCAACGCCAACGTCGACATGATCGTGCAGAACGTGTCGGCCGCGTCGACCGGACGCACCGACATCTCGTTCACGCTCCCGAAGTCCGACGGCGAACGCACGCTCACCGCGCTCGCGGGCGCGCAGGACGCCATCGGCTTCCTGTCGCTGCAGTACGACGACCAGATCGGCAAGCTCTCGCTCGTCGGCGCCGCCATGCGCTCGGCGACGGGCGTGTCGGCCAGGCTCTTCGAGGCCCTGTACGAGGCCGGCATCAACATCGAGATGATCTCGACGAGTGAGATCCGCATCTCGGTCGTCACGCGAGCCGACAGCGTGCATGGCGCCGCGCGTGCCGTGCACACGGCGTTCGAGCTCGACGGCGACGACGAGGCGATCGTGCACGCCGGCACCGGGCGCTGA
- a CDS encoding aspartate-semialdehyde dehydrogenase has translation MGNTNGVNIGVVGATGQVGAVVRRLLEERDFPVASIRYFASARSAGSTLPWKGQEIVIEDASTADPSGLDIAIFSAGATTSKAQAPRFAAAGVTVIDNSSGFRMDPEVPLVVSEVNPHAIDGAVKGIIANPNCTTMAAMPVLKVLHDEAGLERLMVSTYQAVSGAGLAGGEELLEQARAALEQDTIGLVHDGASVAFPAADKFPRTIAFDVIPLAGSIVDDGDYETDEEKKLRNESRKILELPGLRVAGTCVRVPVFTGHSLSIHAEFANAITPERATELLADAPGVALSDVPTPLQAAGNDPSYVGRIRQDQSAAEGKGLVLFISNDNLRKGAALNAVQIAELVAAKLPAAV, from the coding sequence GTGGGCAACACCAACGGAGTGAACATCGGCGTCGTCGGCGCCACCGGCCAGGTCGGCGCGGTCGTGCGGCGCCTGCTCGAGGAACGCGACTTCCCGGTCGCCTCGATCCGCTACTTCGCGTCGGCCCGCTCGGCGGGCTCGACGCTGCCCTGGAAGGGCCAAGAGATCGTCATCGAAGACGCGTCGACGGCCGACCCGAGCGGCCTCGACATCGCGATCTTCTCCGCGGGTGCCACGACCTCGAAGGCGCAGGCGCCGCGGTTCGCCGCCGCCGGCGTCACCGTCATCGACAACTCGAGCGGCTTCCGCATGGACCCCGAGGTCCCGCTCGTCGTCAGCGAGGTGAATCCCCACGCGATCGACGGGGCCGTGAAGGGCATCATCGCCAACCCGAACTGCACGACCATGGCCGCCATGCCGGTGCTGAAGGTGCTGCACGACGAGGCCGGCCTCGAGCGACTCATGGTCTCGACGTACCAGGCGGTGTCGGGCGCCGGGCTCGCGGGCGGCGAAGAGCTGCTCGAGCAGGCCCGCGCGGCACTCGAGCAAGACACCATCGGGCTCGTGCACGACGGGGCATCCGTCGCCTTCCCCGCTGCCGACAAGTTCCCGCGCACGATCGCGTTCGACGTGATCCCGCTCGCCGGCTCCATCGTCGACGACGGCGACTACGAGACCGACGAGGAGAAGAAGCTCCGCAACGAGAGCCGCAAGATCCTCGAGCTCCCGGGCCTCCGCGTCGCGGGCACGTGCGTGCGCGTGCCGGTCTTCACGGGTCACTCGCTCTCCATCCACGCCGAGTTCGCGAATGCGATCACGCCCGAGCGTGCCACCGAGCTGCTGGCGGATGCCCCGGGCGTCGCGCTCTCCGACGTGCCCACGCCGCTGCAGGCCGCCGGCAACGACCCGAGCTACGTCGGGCGCATCCGTCAAGACCAGTCCGCCGCCGAGGGCAAGGGCCTCGTGCTCTTCATCTCGAACGACAACCTGCGCAAGGGTGCAGCGCTGAACGCGGTGCAGATCGCCGAGCTCGTCGCCGCGAAGCTGCCGGCGGCGGTGTAG
- a CDS encoding carbohydrate ABC transporter permease codes for MSSTMTVATDDIVAASARSSAQPAPSARGGLRKESAWRRRDRRWGYVFIGPQVLGMAVFVLLPFTASLVLAFASWDGLTELTWVGLENFTAQLQDELLLRSIVNTLLIALITVPIGLGLAVVVAVALEKLKTRTLYLILFFAPVVTSTVAVAMIWQQMLRADGVLSETISKVFGIAPPDWLGDPALALLSVCIISIWSSLGLNVIIFLAGLQNISPSVIEAARIDGAGAWRLFRSIRMPLLSPIIFFSSIVAFISSLQTFDTVFVLTADAGPDNATRTIVYHIYDLGFGRFEFGPSSAASVILLLLTLVITAIQFGAQKKFVHYEDEAA; via the coding sequence GTGAGCAGCACCATGACCGTCGCGACGGATGACATCGTGGCCGCCTCGGCCCGGTCGTCTGCGCAACCCGCACCATCCGCGCGGGGCGGGCTCCGGAAGGAGTCCGCCTGGCGGCGGCGCGACCGCCGCTGGGGCTACGTCTTCATCGGCCCGCAGGTGCTGGGCATGGCCGTGTTCGTGCTGCTGCCCTTCACCGCGAGCCTCGTGCTCGCGTTCGCCTCGTGGGACGGCCTGACCGAGCTCACCTGGGTCGGCCTCGAGAACTTCACCGCCCAGCTGCAGGATGAGCTGCTGCTCCGCTCGATCGTGAACACGCTGCTCATCGCGCTGATCACGGTGCCGATCGGGCTCGGGCTCGCGGTGGTCGTCGCCGTGGCGCTCGAGAAGCTGAAGACACGCACCCTCTACCTGATCCTGTTCTTCGCGCCGGTCGTGACGAGCACGGTCGCCGTCGCGATGATCTGGCAGCAGATGCTGCGCGCCGACGGGGTGCTGAGCGAGACCATCTCCAAGGTGTTCGGCATCGCGCCGCCCGACTGGCTCGGCGATCCCGCACTCGCACTGCTCTCGGTGTGCATCATCTCGATCTGGTCGTCGCTCGGCCTGAACGTGATCATCTTCCTGGCCGGCTTGCAGAACATCTCGCCGTCGGTCATCGAGGCGGCGCGCATCGACGGCGCCGGCGCCTGGCGGTTGTTCCGGAGCATCCGGATGCCCCTGCTCTCGCCGATCATCTTCTTCTCGTCGATCGTGGCGTTCATCTCGTCGTTGCAGACCTTCGACACGGTGTTCGTGCTCACCGCCGACGCCGGGCCCGACAATGCGACGCGCACGATCGTGTACCACATCTACGATCTCGGGTTCGGGCGATTCGAGTTCGGACCGTCGAGCGCGGCATCCGTGATCCTGCTGCTGCTCACGCTCGTGATCACCGCCATCCAGTTCGGCGCACAGAAGAAGTTCGTGCACTACGAGGACGAGGCAGCATGA